Genomic segment of Synchiropus splendidus isolate RoL2022-P1 chromosome 4, RoL_Sspl_1.0, whole genome shotgun sequence:
TGCCTCCTGTTAACTGTTCTGTCCTGACACTGTCACGTTGAGGCCCTACTTTTTAAATCCTAAACAACAGCATAACAATCCACAAATGTGATACCATACAGGACTCAGCCACAAGGAGGCAGATGCGTtggctttgtttttcataaaaagCAACATTAAAGCATTAATGTTGCGACACGGAACTGTTGAAATGTGAGGCCATCTGTTTCTGTTTAACTCTAAATCTGCATTTAGAGTAgatttacagaacaaaataaaacagccatTCAGTTCACCTTTCAAGTTCTTGTTATACCACAGGCTTGTTGTGGTTCTGTAGCGTGGGATATTTCACTAGCTCAAAGGATATGATAAGGTATTACTATGATGATTTTCCACCTTAAAATTGGCTGTCATGTAAAATAAGGTACAGGAGAAGACGCCAGTAGTTGATTCGACTAGATGAGATTGCCTTTGTTTTTTGCACAATGATGATGAGTTATATAGTTATTAGACACTAGATATTAATCTAAGGAAGCCAGGTTGCCCGTCATCTGCAGTGGTGAATGTGCAAGGGGGAGCCTTAAAGGGGGCATATGATGCTTCCCATGTTTCATAGGTGATAGCAGTGTTATCGAGATGAAAGTGAGATAACGCATCTCTTAATGCACCTGTTGATGTCGTGTGACATTCGAAATTCTCTCGCAGCCACACACTGGAGTATTGCAACACCTGCTGGTGCCTTTCAGGTCTAGAATCCTCTTCCACATTGCTGATAATAGAAAGGTTGGATTTAAGGTATACAAGCAGATGGTCTGCAGATCATTTGGTTGGAAAGCATTTTCCACCGTTTTCCATAATTTGAAATTTATGAAAcatcaaattatattttttggTCTTTAGACGGTGCTTtaattgtaaataaaagattGAGAACATAAAGCACGGAAATGAATTCTAATCTGGGAGACATTCtcaattaaaacaaatgttACAGGTTTTGGCTTTTCTAATTTGATATAGACTCTCAGGTTTGAACAGAACACTTACAGAAACTGGTATGTGCCAGGTGCTGGCAAATGTCGGCCTCCCTTCGTGTGACGATGGTAAAAATAAACAGTGAGAAAATGGCATGAATCATTTGTTGGATATAGTATGTGTTGCATGATTCACAATTGTGCCTTCCTCCTTTTGTGGTACATTAGCTGTTCTATACATTTCCTTTGATATTCTAGAGCTAAAAGGAAGCGTTTCAGACAATGTTCGGTTTCATTTCAGAAAAATTAGATGAAATGCTGGCAGGGCACACGCACGAGGTCATTCTACGCTCCAGACCACCAGATGACTTCAGAGCCGCGACTGTGAAGCAACGTCCAACAAGCCGGAGGATCACACAGGCGGAGATCAATGTGAGACTTCAGATGCTGAGCTTGGCGGAACTGTTTGTGCTTTACATTTGGAAATGTTGAACAGCTGAGCACAGCAGGGAAGCTAGAGACCTGGTTGGACGGTGTGAATATCCGGCTCCTCTCCCTGCAACAtccaaatctaagcagtttgaagtcgAATGATTCTCTAACTCAACCTATTCACTCAATTGTTGGCAATAAAAAGTGAATTAGCTTCCAGGTACTGGACGTGTTCATACTAAAACAATTTTGTGTCTGTCAATGTAGTCCCTGTTTGAGCGCCAAGGTCTGGTGCCTCCCACAGCTCCAGAGAAAAGCACCATGGCTTTACCCAGAGGAATGTCTAGAACCAAAAGCTTTGGTAAGAGATGGCAGCTGATTCATTTCACTTGGATTTGAGCGTTGTTTTGACAGCTTGATCTCTGTGAAGGCACACCAGAAGACGACAGGATAACTGCTCTGATCAATGAAAGTCGCTTTCCAAGGAGCTCATCCCTCACAGACAGCTTCATACCACCGCCCCCTCAGACTGCCCCGCCACCTCCGCCATCCGCCTCCTCCACATCTTCCCACTTTCTTCTTGACTCTGGACCTCCTCCCTCATTtctgcctccacctcctccagctaGAGGGGAGGGGCTCACACGTTCCAGCTTCAAACCAGGGGCGGAGCCTAGGCTACAGGAGCTCTCAGATTCCCCTGCCAGAAGTCATGCCCATGCTGAGCGGCAGAGGAAGGCAAGGTCCATGATAATCTTACAGGACACGCCACCTCTACAGCCAGAGGCACATGCTGCTGCCTCGCACACGCATCACACTTCCACACTCACACTGCACACTGCCACACACAccgccacacacacatcaacactgACTCTTCACAACACCAACTCCCCACTTGGTCACTCACCTGTATCCCGTCGGAGAGGACGGGCAATCGAAAATCCATATGCTAACGTGGGCCAACAGTTGCCACCTACCAAACCTCAGAGGAGAAAGTCACCACTACTAAAACAACTTCCTGTGGAAGAGCAGGGTAAGTATTTAGCACATTTTGCTCTCTTGGAACTAAATTAGCCTTGCAGCTGCATATTTTTGCTTCTAGGACTTGGGATCAAAGACCATGATGGAAAGCAGGACGGTGGATTGGGCAGTCCAAGTCGGGCTGAGCTATACCAGCAACAGGTACTATCGGAGCGGGCGCGTGTTCAGGGCCGTCGGTCTTCCCTTTTCCTGTCAGTGGAAGGGGCTGGGTCTGAAAACCAGGTCCCGCCCCTTCTCACTCAAAGCCACTCTATGGATGACCTTGGGGAGCTTCCACCGCCTGCGCCAGTACTGTCCCCATCGCCAACACCTCACACCTTCCTGCATCCTTTGACAGGAAAACCTCTCGGTCAGTATTGTCTCCTATCCATTTATTCTATCCAAATTCCATTTAAGATCTGTTGATGTCAGTGATAAAATGACTATTTGTAAAACATTACATAGTAGTAGCTATCTGGGATTATATTTTTCACAGCATCTGTGGATGCCTAAAGATGTATCATCAAAACATGTGGCCTAATGTTAATATTgggaattaaaaatgtatttttgttacGCTAATAACATGCCTACTTTGTCTTGTTCTGGAGCAGTGTCAGCAAAGTTCATCTAGTTAcgactgaatgttttctttttttgtgaatttcCTCCTTAGATCCTTCATCTCCACTCGCCCTGGCTCTTGCTGCAAGAGAACGAGCCCTCACCGCTCGAACTCCAAGTCCTGAACCGAGATCTAAACACGCCTCGGCGTCAACCACCCCTATCCCAACACCTGCTGCTAGCCCGGAAGGCAGACACAAGCGCACCCCTATCTCCACCCCTCAGAGTAGCCCAGAACCACGGTCCAAACGTACCACCCCCCAAACCAGCCCAGAGCAAAGAACCAAACGCACCACTCCTCAGACTAGCCCAGAGTTGAGACACAAGCGCATAACCCCGCCTCTGTTTCCTGACGGACAGGTGGAGCGCCCAGAGACAGAGGGTGGAGTGACGTCACCTGCCGCTCCGTCCCCTGAGCGTTGGAGGCCCGTGCCCCTGGCAGCACTGGGCAACGAGAGTCATTCTGCTCTCATTGACAGACGCAGAAGCCTCACAGTAGGTAGCTCGGAGGAGGAAGGCGGAGCTTACACAGTCACTCTTCCCCCAGCATTGTTGTCGTCCAGCGACGAGGAAACAAGGGAGGAGTTGCGCAGAATTGGTCTTGTGACTCCCCCACCAGCATTCGCTAGTTCTCCCGCCCATCCTCCGCCATCCTCCCTTACCTTGTTGCCACGGCGTGTAGGAGAAGGCGGCGGCGATAGTGGTCCTGACTCATTAGGTCGacgaggagatgaggaagaaggaGCTGAGGAACGGCTCCATGATAGCTCCCCTTCCCCTAGTTCGCTGCCCCCCTCCATTACACTTGCTTCCCCTCCGGCCCCAACttccccttcctctcctcccgctGTACATCCAGGCCAGTCgtcttcctccacctctccatcAGGCTTCAAACCCCGCCTTCGATCACCAATCGGAAGAGGACGCACAGCTCTTAGAGACCCACTGCTGAAGCAATCCTCCGACAGCGAGCTCTTACCGTCCGCTGCATCCGCCTCCTCGCCGACTTCCCCTCTCTCTACTTCCCCCACGGGCAGTGGACGGCAGCCACGCTATCTCTTTCAAAGGCGATCCAAGCTTTGGGGCGGCGGTGATGACCGTGGGGATGAGCGGAGGGGTTTCAGCCCAGAAGATGCAAGTAGTCGTCCAGCTGCactgggaggtcaaagttcaggatCTGCTGTTGATCTGACCAATCGATCTGCATCAGCATTGGAGCTCAGCGGAAGGGCAGGTTCTGGGCTGGATCTAGCAAACAGGCTGCAGTTACTGAACAAAGACAGTCACTCTTTGGGAGAAGAACCAAGCCCCCTAGACCCAGGGCGGAGGTCTCCAGTAGGAGGAGCCAGGTATGTTGGGAGCGCACTTGCTGAGCCAGCGTGTGTGGCactagtgtgtgtgtaagtgtggtAATAGAATCTGTCTGTATTGTTCCAGATGTGTGGAGAGTGGCGAGAGTAAATCGTAGGTTTTAACCTCTGGTAATCATCTCTTGTGACTTCTGGAAGAAGTTTGTTAGCTAACCACAAACTAATACCCTTCATCCGCTCTACAACTAACAGACTAAATAAGCGAAGCAATGATTTCAGAGCTACagaggttggacaaaataatggaaacaccttaaagcttttttagctttaaggtgtttccattattttgtccaacccctgtatttcTGCCTCAGCGTCAAGCCAATAGTCTAAAATGAGTTTGATATGCAGAATATCATAATAGCTGTCACATAGCAAAAACAATGACAGTTTAACTTTTATTCTTTCAACTTATAGCCATGGGAAAAGAATAATGACTGAATGCAGAAGGAATACGTACAGCGGTGGTCAAAAGTTAACATACACTTGTaaagaacataatgtcatgACTGAGTTGAGTTTGCAGCTATTTCTACAACtctgatttttctctgatatAGATCCTTATTTGTCACAAAGAAAAAGATTCATGAAGGCCTCTTAACTGCTTGTGAGTGATCATGAGTGACTACAGCTGGTGACTTCTGTGAGGCCATTTAAAAAGGGctcattggataaaaaaaagagcTCAGCACAGATCTGAAAAAGAGAATCACTGACTTGAACAAGTCAGGAAAGTCACTTGGAGCCATTTCAAAGCAGCTGCAGCTTCCAAGAGCAACAGTGCAAACAACTGTTTGTAAGTATCAAGTGCATGGTACTGTTTTGTCACTGCCACGATCAGGAAGAAAACGCAAgctgtcacctgctgctgagagaaaacTGGTCAGGAGGGTGAAGAGTCAACCCAGGAGCACCAAAAAGCAGATCTGCCAAAACTTAGAAGCTGCTGGAACACAGGTGTCAGTGTCCACAGTCAAGCGTGTTTTGCATCTCCATGGACTGAGAGGCTGCCGTGCAAGAAGGAAGCGGCACCTTAAGGCTCGACTAaagtttgctgctgatcacatggACAAAGGCCTTCTGGAGGAAAGTTCTGTGCTCAGATGAAAGAAAAATTTAGCTGTTTGGCCACAATGCCCAGCAATATGTTTGAAGGAGAACCCCAAGAACACCATGCCTAGCATCAAGCATGGTGGTGGTAGTATTATGCTGTGGGCCTGTTTTGCTGCCAATGGAACTGGTGCTTTACAGAGAGTCAAAGGGACAATGAAGAAGGAGGATTACCTTCAAATTCTTCAAGAAAACCTAAAGTCATCAGCCCGAAGGTTGGGACTTGGGCGCAGTTGGGTGTTCCAACAGGACAATGAACCCAAACACACATCAAAAGTGGTAATGGAATGGCTAAATCAGGCTAGAATGAAGGTTAGGCCTTCCCAAAGTCCTGActtaaaccccattgagaaCATGTGGACAATGCTGAAGAAACAAGTCCATGTCAGAAAGCCAACAAATCTAACTGAACTGCACCAATTCTGTCAAGAGGAGTGGTCAAAGATTCAACCAGAAACTTGCCAGAAGCTTGTGGATGGCTACCAAAAGCCCCCAATTGAAGTGAAAATGGCCAAGGGACATGTAACCAAATATTAGCATTGCTGTATGTACATTTTTTGACCCAGCTGATTTGGTCACATTTTCTGTTTACCCATAATAAAGTCATAAAAGAACCAAActtcatgaatgttttttgtgacaaataAGGATCTGTTCCATTCACTatatcagagaaaaatcagagttgtagaaataactggaacctcaagacagccatgacattatgttctttacaagtgtatgttaacttttgaccaccactgtatTTTGGGAAAATTTTTACACTTTTGcacttttttatttacactttccGAGTCATTAGGTCACACTGGGAacgcttatttttattttcctgaacAATATTCCAGGAGAGAAGATAAAATGGGGATGACTTTGATGAACAAACTACGCATGAGATAGGTGTTAATAACCTgagcatgtttgttttattactcAATATTTTCTAACTATATGCAAATGCAAAGTTCCAACTCCAACTCTCCCCGATGATTTGTCTGTGTTCCAGGTTGTTCTCCAGTCTCGGTGAGCTGCACACAATCTCCCAGCGAGGTTACGGTGCCAGCTACACCGTACGACCAGGGAGCCGCTATCCTGTCACTCGCCGAAGCCCCTCGCCTTCCCCTTCCCCCTCAGATAGATCGATGGGCCTTCCCTCGCCCTCTGCTCCCTGCTCTGAAAGGCCAGATCTGAGCTCCGGTCGAGGCCTGACCATCCTAAAGTCGTCCAGTCTCAGTCTCCCCTCGGAACCAAAAGAAGTTAGGTTTGTGATGCGAAGTGCCAGCGCACGAACAAGGTCTCGCTCCCCCTCGCCATCGCCCCACGCCTCTCCGTGcccctctcctgtgctcagtgGGCCTCTGCTTGCCCTCCGGCCATGGAGACAACGTCCTCTTAACCTGTGGAATAAGTATGATGTTGGCGATTGGCTGGAGAGTGTGGGTCTTGCTGAACATCGCCAGCGCTTCCAGGAACATGAGATTGAGGGATCCCATCTCCCCGCCCTGACCAAGGAGGACTACGTGGAACTGGGGGTCACCAGACTCGGACACCGGATCAACATCGAACGAGCACTTAGACAACTACTGGATGGTTCCACTTGACCTCTTCCTTCTGACACCCAGAACTGTGACCTCATTACACCTGACCTCGGGTCAGACTCTAGGCCATCTCTCATCGAGTAGGAAATCTAAATGGTGACAAAATGCTTTAGACTTCACAAAAATGAACCAGCGATTGAAATAATCTCTCTCATATCAGCTCTTTGATAGATTTTTGTTGCTATCTGTTTCGTGTACAAATCAGTTTtgatcatcattcattttgtggaCCAGACTTAGGACCAACAATAATGCAGGGTTCCATAGTTAAGCTCACTGACTCTATTTCCGGCCGTAGGTCTTCATAATAACTTTGAATTTAACAAAAACATCCAACAATTACTATGTCGAAAAAAGTGAAAGCGTTGGTTATTCTACTGAAAACAGCTTCAATCCTGCAAATATGTCCAGCAGTGTGGTCGTATGGATGCAGCAGGGAAATACTCACGTGTGGCAGTGCAAACTCAACTCTGCTGAAAAAGGCGAGGTCCCTAATATCAAAGCAATTCCAAGTAAAAGCAATGAAATAAGTTGCAGTccgttgtttttattaaaataggGTTAAAACAGTGGGCCTGTCGGGTGATGAATATTGGAGAAGGAAGTCTCAGGTAGACAGAAAGGAGCGTAtgacaaccagtgaggttctAGGATGAGGATGTGAAGACGATTAAAAGGTTTGAAAATCCAAATTGCTGACCTCTAAAAATATTGGCGATGACCGAGAAGCCCCAAAAGATCAAGAGTAGCTAGAATTGGCCCAAAGCTGAGCCATATGGACAAAATTTTAAAGTCCACTGTGTAACAATTTCAGTTGTTTAAAGTCCAAATCTGTGTTAACCGTTCACAAGCGCATCCTTTTTTATCAATATTTACCACCACCATCAATTCCTAGTTGCCTAATATTGGCTTGAAATCTTACTGTTTTCTAAACACGAACAAGGGAAGATGCTTTGCGCCATCTTGAAATATGATGGCCGGTAAAGGGACATGAAATTGCGTGGCCTTTCGCCAAGGTTATGTGTTAGTACCTAACACTTGAAGGCTACCGTCGCTGTTATATACCTACTTGGAACTGCGTGACGCAAGAGAGCAATACGCAGTCTCAACACTAGATGGGAGACCTTCTTACACAGTGGACCTTTAATATCTCTATATTCAGTCCAGATATCTCaatatcaatacaatacaatatgaCTTTGGGTCCAGTGAAAGTATATTTCAGTAGAAGCATATTTTTCCAGGATTTTTTCAGGATGCAGTAAGTCATTGGCTGGCTCCAGTTGAGGACCAAGGGCCACCAGTTCACAACATGTAACCTTCAGTTCAGCTGAACCTTGTCAAGAGATTAGCCACAGATCTCTGGCCATATCGTACACATAGCTTATTCATTCACTATCACAGCGTAAGACTTTTTGAGTTGATGCATCCGAGGAAAATTATGATGAGTGAAGAGTAAAATTCCCTGCTGCTACTGTGAGGCATCGGGACGACAATCCGGAATCTACGACAACGGCATTGGGGTAGTTGTTTGCATTAATAGTTTATACGACTAAACAGGGTCTTTGTTGCTGCTAGCTAAACAAAGGGCTATTCAACGATAAGCACAAACCTCTCATCAGTCGCTGCACATTCAGTATTTCAGCCTGCTGGAGCCTGCAGAGGTCCTAAAATGATAATGACAAGCTCTACAGAGACTGACATAGTATTTAATCCAAGCATAAAATACTCCATCCATGAGAGAAAGATACAGTGTGTACACATGCAAAATGATCTGACGTTGCCTCGATTGGTTTTTGCCCGTGTCTACTTTTTTGAAAAACGGAATATTGTGATTGCGAATGAAAGGATTTTCAGGATTTCAAAGCGACTGTGTCAGAAATTgctttaaaatgtataaaagcacaaaccacagcgaaatgcaaaaaaaaaaaagaaatggctgtTCCATAATGTGCCACCAACACTTTTTGTACgttcacaaaaatatatatatttacagtaaAATAGCAAATGATACAACGATTTAGGCCGTTATGATCCTCATTGTGCTGCTAGTTTGCTCATCATCATCTCCGCTGTGGACGACCAAAAACGTAACTTGCTTGATGAAAGAGCTGATATGATGAAAAGAGATTGTTTGGTCCTCCGCTGGGCCACGAGCAATGGGAGTCTGTCTCAAATAAGAAAACGTGACGACAGCTACGGGATTCCTCTCCGTCCTTTTGGGGAAGTCATTCTGCCTGAGCTATTATTTTCCTTCAATCCTCATGTAAactttgtgttcattttcagtTCTTTCCTTTCTTGAGCTCATTTATGAATAAGTAATAATGACGTGCTGGTGATGACTTAAAGTTTGTGACCGTTTGGAAAATGACTCTGAGTTCTTTATGATTTGACAATGAGTTGAATTCAAAGTCGTTTCGATGACGCCCTGGAGTTCATGATGATTTGTCAATGAGTGTGATGTCGTGCTGATGTGCCGTGCGTTTCTCAGAGACTGTAAACCTCTCCGGTTTCTAACCGGCGTATTGAGGGCTTACTGTACATGGTGCTATATTTGAAGCCATCTGTACAGACAACACCTTTCTCCTTTCATTGACTCATCTTCCTCCCCTCTTTTCTATCCAAGCCCCTTAATTCTTAATGGATCAGGCCATTACCAAAACGCCATATTTGGACAAGCAACCTGCCATATTGAGGTTGTAATCAGAGCCATCTATCTGTTGAGGGTCCTTCTGGCCATGTTGCCTAAAATCTTGCCATTTATTTTCCACTTATACAACAAGGATAACCGGCCCGACTTGCCAGCTCACGCACTTTAAACTCCGCACAAGCTTTTTACTAACAGTCACAGAATCAAGATTGTAGAACGCCATCTTGAATGTATCCGAAAAGACATGTCTACACCTCCAACTAATATTTTTATGTGTGAAATGCGGTTGAGCGAACCATTCCAGTTAGTGCTTTAGCAACGCAAGGAGAAAGGCTTCAGTGCCACATAAGCAGTTGTTTGCATTGTACTGGATATGCTTGGATTTAGGTGGAAGATATGTGCAAGTGACatatacaaaaaaaagagggaaaaagtatttatttttaagaacaTGACTTTTTTGACGGTAGATTTGATGAAACCACATGATTTGTAATGGTTACATCTTATATTTTGGCAGCCAGGCCACTGCCTTTGTGTGTGCACTGACGTGTTTAATACAGGTTAATACAAATGTGTAAAACGAGTCTGAAAAAATACAGATCAATGAAAAACAGTGGAACCACTTTTACCACttggttatatatatatgagcaaaACTACATCTAGATATCACTATTATAATTCATATCCCGAGACAATAAAATAACTTTTCACTGACATCTCTGACTTGAGTGtggcatcacacacacagttgccACAAGCCTCTGAGAAGATCTTCATCAACCGAACATTTGAAGTTCATCCAGTTTAGGATGGGTGTAGTGTGCATTAAGGTTCAAAAATAGACTGAAAATAAGTCATATGTCTTGGATGGAAGGACCAGACTTGGTCAGGCCACCAATTGTGAGAGTGATTTGGGGGACACACCACAGGGAAGGGCCTTTATCAGCAGAAGGTAGTTGTCATGGCCAAAAAAACCTGGATGCGTTCACCTATATAATACCGGATCCCTCTTCAAATGACCTCCACAAGGTCAGTGTTTTCTATAGCTATGTGGCCACACTTGAGGACTTTTGACTTTCATCCTGTTTCATATTTGTCAAGCATGCAATACTGAACATCATAAATGGGATTTTGGACAACACCGATTTCTCAAATGGGTTCTGGACTTTGGAAACGCAAAGTCTTGAGAACAGCCATGGCTTCGATGAATCAGGAGCACACGTGAGAGCGTGAGTGCAGGTGAATTAGCGAGTAATGAAGATAGAAAATAACGTACTCCCAGTGGTCCTGTTCTTGACAATACCAACTGAAAACAGGTGGGGCGACCCGGCTACCTTTGCTGTCCTACAACTACTTTTTAGTAATTAGATTCACTTGTTTTATAGCACTGGTTGCCATGTGATAAAGTGGATGTTCCCACAGAATTCAACTCAAATTGATATACATTCATAACACTTACATGCAGCAGCCTGACGGAGCTCCATGCCACCTTTGCTCCACACAGAACTTGTTTCAATATAAGCAGCTGGGAGACGTGTGCTGCACAGCTgggcaatttcttttttttttttttttttaatggacacCATTTTACATTGTGCTGCTGTTGTGCTGCTCAGTGGAACAAATGGGCGTCATGTTGACAAGTGACAATGCGGGGCTAACAATAAGGTAGTCATCCATTTCCAGGCAGTTCAAAATAGCCAAGACTTAATTTCCGATCACGATTCCAAATCATCCTAAGTCATCCTGATGACAACACCAGGGGGTTGCTACGCAAAGCACATCTTGGGTTACCATGCCAACCATTCAGCTTCCACTTACTGAGTCACCCAAGAATTAGCTTCTTTCAACTTCCTGGCTTCCTCTTTTTACACTCTATAGCTCCTTTAGAGTGAGtggtgtgcgagtgtgtggTGTACTTTCCCGTCTTTTTTTCTAAAACCTTAAGAGCACACGTTGACAACCTGAGAGCTCTGCCGTGCAACAGATTGTAACCTTTATAATAAACTGTCATTTATTACAAACTTGACCCAAGCTGTCTGTGTTGTTCTTTCAGTGTGTTACTGGCAGGAGACTTTTGACCTCGGCTGTGCAATGTTGGGGTTAATGACTGACAACAGGCCTCTCATCAGAGGGTCAATACAAACAACTCGCCTTGGCAGTGAACTTGGTCACATGCGTCAGCCTCTGTGCTGAACTCACAATTTATCATTGTCAAGACAACGAAAGGTCCAAAGAAGAGAGAACTGACAGTGTTGAGGAAGTCGACATGTTCTACCCGCTGATGCTTTAATATGCAGGAATGGATTGTCAGTATTCCGAGCACGTCAAACTCTCTCCAGATAATTCTTCAATGCCGATGTTCCACAAATGTCTATATTAAAATGTCAGGCAAATGGCCAGGAAACAACCAAATTCTGCCGGAGAATTCTCCACATTACCTCTGAGGAATGAGTAATATGCACAAGGCAAGAACTCCACAAAAATTGAGTTGCACAACATTTACacgtattttctgcatcaaactttttttcattctaaCAAACTAGTAGTCAAAAAGATGCTATTAAGTACTTAATAATGATTAATAAGCGGCTAACATGTGGCTAAGGCTAATATCAGTCAGTAGTTTATATGTAGGTTCCCTTAACTGAGGTGTGActgaggagaaaaataaaattaaaattgtgtGAGTCATAACGGGGTGGAGGTGCAGTCAGACTTGAAATGAGAGACTTTCCGTTCCTG
This window contains:
- the shank3b gene encoding SH3 and multiple ankyrin repeat domains protein 3 isoform X5, yielding MTDENGWHEIHQACRYGNVQHLEHLLFYGADMGALNASGNTALHLCALYNQDSCARVLLFRGANKDIKNYNNQTAFQVAIIAGNFDLAEIIKIHKTSDVVVPFREAPSYTKRRRMGLIRSSPGNGLASPRSLIRSISDNTLDSPASSPGPSLQSLEAHLDTHTHSLRRHTRRLSPGGHVETSPPPSPPHTPQMRKRRLYSAVPGRTFIATRSHVPQGAGEIQLHRGERVKVLSIGEGGFWEGTVKGRTGWFPADCVEEVQMRQYDPRTETREDRTKRLFRHYTVGSYDNYTSYSDYVIEEKTAVLQKRESEGFGFVLRGAKAETPIEEFAPTPAFPALQYLESVDQGGVAWRAGLRTGDFLIEVNGTDVVKVGHRQVVSLIRQGGSRLLMKVVSVSRKSDANLIRKKAPPPPKRAPSTSLTLRSKSMTADLEDIARRRRYEKLDEMLAGHTHEVILRSRPPDDFRAATVKQRPTSRRITQAEINSLFERQGLVPPTAPEKSTMALPRGMSRTKSFGTPEDDRITALINESRFPRSSSLTDSFIPPPPQTAPPPPPSASSTSSHFLLDSGPPPSFLPPPPPARGEGLTRSSFKPGAEPRLQELSDSPARSHAHAERQRKARSMIILQDTPPLQPEAHAAASHTHHTSTLTLHTATHTATHTSTLTLHNTNSPLGHSPVSRRRGRAIENPYANVGQQLPPTKPQRRKSPLLKQLPVEEQGLGIKDHDGKQDGGLGSPSRAELYQQQVLSERARVQGRRSSLFLSVEGAGSENQVPPLLTQSHSMDDLGELPPPAPVLSPSPTPHTFLHPLTGKPLDPSSPLALALAARERALTARTPSPEPRSKHASASTTPIPTPAASPEGRHKRTPISTPQSSPEPRSKRTTPQTSPEQRTKRTTPQTSPELRHKRITPPLFPDGQVERPETEGGVTSPAAPSPERWRPVPLAALGNESHSALIDRRRSLTVGSSEEEGGAYTVTLPPALLSSSDEETREELRRIGLVTPPPAFASSPAHPPPSSLTLLPRRVGEGGGDSGPDSLGRRGDEEEGAEERLHDSSPSPSSLPPSITLASPPAPTSPSSPPAVHPGQSSSSTSPSGFKPRLRSPIGRGRTALRDPLLKQSSDSELLPSAASASSPTSPLSTSPTGSGRQPRYLFQRRSKLWGGGDDRGDERRGFSPEDASSRPAALGGQSSGSAVDLTNRSASALELSGRAGSGLDLANRLQLLNKDSHSLGEEPSPLDPGRRSPVGGARLFSSLGELHTISQRGYGASYTVRPGSRYPVTRRSPSPSPSPSDRSMGLPSPSAPCSERPDLSSGRGLTILKSSSLSLPSEPKEVRFVMRSASARTRSRSPSPSPHASPCPSPVLSGPLLALRPWRQRPLNLWNKYDVGDWLESVGLAEHRQRFQEHEIEGSHLPALTKEDYVELGVTRLGHRINIERALRQLLDGST
- the shank3b gene encoding SH3 and multiple ankyrin repeat domains protein 3 isoform X4, yielding MPLSPAADTKHDRPRQQAVTNGNPTGSAVARDDDPDDSPSGNSIVVRIGIPDLQQTPAFNGRAGKFLDEERLLKEYPLPPITPIPYLEFRYKRRVYTQSYVDDKQLAKLHTKANLKRFMEHVHQKNVEKVSKWLEKGLDPNFHDSDSGECPLTLAVQLEESCDLIKVLRSGGAHLDFRTRDGITALHRAVLCRNSSSLTTLLDLGASPDYKDSRGLTPLYHSAMVGGAPYCCELLLQDHATIGMTDENGWHEIHQACRYGNVQHLEHLLFYGADMGALNASGNTALHLCALYNQDSCARVLLFRGANKDIKNYNNQTAFQVAIIAGNFDLAEIIKIHKTSDVVVPFREAPSYTKRRRMGLIRSSPGNGLASPRSLIRSISDNTLDSPASSPGPSLQSLEAHLDTHTHSLRRHTRRLSPGGHVETSPPPSPPHTPQMRKRRLYSAVPGRTFIATRSHVPQGAGEIQLHRGERVKVLSIGEGGFWEGTVKGRTGWFPADCVEEVQMRQYDPRTETREDRTKRLFRHYTVGSYDNYTSYSDYVIEEKTAVLQKRESEGFGFVLRGAKAETPIEEFAPTPAFPALQYLESVDQGGVAWRAGLRTGDFLIEVNGTDVVKVGHRQVVSLIRQGGSRLLMKVVSVSRKSDANLIRKKAPPPPKRAPSTSLTLRSKSMTADLEDIARRRRYEKLDEMLAGHTHEVILRSRPPDDFRAATVKQRPTSRRITQAEINSLFERQGLVPPTAPEKSTMALPRGMSRTKSFGTPEDDRITALINESRFPRSSSLTDSFIPPPPQTAPPPPPSASSTSSHFLLDSGPPPSFLPPPPPARGEGLTRSSFKPGAEPRLQELSDSPARSHAHAERQRKARSMIILQDTPPLQPEAHAAASHTHHTSTLTLHTATHTATHTSTLTLHNTNSPLGHSPVSRRRGRAIENPYANVGQQLPPTKPQRRKSPLLKQLPVEEQGLGIKDHDGKQDGGLGSPSRAELYQQQVLSERARVQGRRSSLFLSVEGAGSENQVPPLLTQSHSMDDLGELPPPAPVLSPSPTPHTFLHPLTGKPLDPSSPLALALAARERALTARTPSPEPRSKHASASTTPIPTPAASPEGRHKRTPISTPQSSPEPRSKRTTPQTSPEQRTKRTTPQTSPELRHKRITPPLFPDGQVERPETEGGVTSPAAPSPERWRPVPLAALGNESHSALIDRRRSLTVGSSEEEGGAYTVTLPPALLSSSDEETREELRRIGLVTPPPAFASSPAHPPPSSLTLLPRRVGEGGGDSGPDSLGRRGDEEEGAEERLHDSSPSPSSLPPSITLASPPAPTSPSSPPAVHPGQSSSSTSPSGFKPRLRSPIGRGRTALRDPLLKQSSDSELLPSAASASSPTSPLSTSPTGSGRQPRYLFQRRSKLWGGGDDRGDERRGFSPEDASSRPAALGGQSSGSAVDLTNRSASALELSGRAGSGLDLANRLQLLNKDSHSLGEEPSPLDPGRRSPVGGARLFSSLGELHTISQRGYGASYTVRPGSRYPVTRRSPSPSPSPSDRSMGLPSPSAPCSERPDLSSGRGLTILKSSSLSLPSEPKEVRFVMRSASARTRSRSPSPSPHASPCPSPVLSGPLLALRPWRQRPLNLWNKYDVGDWLESVGLAEHRQRFQEHEIEGSHLPALTKEDYVELGVTRLGHRINIERALRQLLDGST